A window from Cryobacterium sp. SO1 encodes these proteins:
- a CDS encoding Rne/Rng family ribonuclease produces MVEDNENKKRKGLFGTRKTTRKTAPAAPAEQTAPAVDAAAAQPAVDVDALSADALDQPVAFPALPTPFDDNVEEVRRPTTSLIFQAPAILPAPVRSGGRVLDDEDDDSEEASTVRRRARRRTGEEGRSDDPANTVVRVRTPREPELITEPQRIKGSTRLEAKKQRRRDGRDAGRRRPVITEAEFLARRESVDRAMIVRAKHNKIQIGVLEDGVLVEHYVAKNQDASLIGNVYLGRVQNVLPSMEAAFVDIGRGRNAVLYSGEVDWDAAAVNSPGNAQTRRIELALKPGDKVLVQVTKDPIGHKGARLTSQVSLPGRYLVYVPNGSMNGISRKLPDTERARLKKILKEVLPDNVGVIVRTAAEGATDEQLTLDVNRLTAQWASIAKQVETVSGPALLHSEPDLLIKIVRDVFNEDFHKMVISGDDAQEVIESYLRQVAPDLVERVQRYEGERDAFDEFRISEQIEKALDRKVWLPSGGSLVIDRTEAMTVVDVNTGKFVGSGGNLEETVTKNNLEAADEIVRQLRLRDIGGIIVVDFIDMVLESNRDLVLRRLVECLSRDRTKHQVAEVTSLGLVQMTRKKLGLGLLESFSENCEACAGRGIVIHHDPVVKHRQTAQPAQERRPRSKSNGNGGAGHDAQGAGQRGNGNQNSGQAHAAPSLTDAARAGHGTHGITEDAKHALALIAARTISRSLTGSIPVITPEAAAPAAEVVSGAPVEVANDVVTGADSVDTAPADSSTSRGSRSGNRSGGGNGQANGQSNESAPEAQAHAAGEPEPAAAVEAAVQAPEAASADSTEDVAILDIPVQKSPRSRRPVSKQVTDQLLDSVLDALPEPKQPGQGRSRSRRVTTAGGPTAAVQPIVVPTHDNP; encoded by the coding sequence GGCACTCGCAAAACAACCAGGAAGACAGCACCGGCGGCACCTGCCGAGCAGACTGCTCCGGCCGTTGACGCTGCCGCAGCGCAGCCCGCCGTGGACGTGGACGCACTGAGCGCGGACGCGCTCGACCAGCCCGTGGCCTTCCCGGCACTGCCCACCCCGTTCGACGACAACGTCGAGGAGGTCCGTCGCCCGACGACGTCCCTGATCTTCCAGGCTCCGGCGATCCTGCCGGCACCGGTGCGATCCGGTGGACGCGTGCTCGACGACGAGGACGATGACTCCGAAGAAGCCTCGACCGTGCGCCGTCGTGCCCGCCGCCGCACCGGTGAAGAGGGCCGCAGCGACGACCCCGCCAACACCGTTGTGCGCGTTCGCACCCCCCGCGAGCCCGAGCTCATCACGGAACCGCAGCGGATCAAGGGTTCCACCCGCCTGGAGGCGAAGAAGCAGCGCCGCCGCGACGGCCGCGACGCCGGCCGTCGTCGTCCCGTCATCACGGAGGCCGAGTTCCTGGCCCGCCGCGAGTCGGTCGACCGGGCCATGATCGTGCGCGCCAAACACAACAAGATCCAGATCGGCGTTCTCGAAGACGGTGTGCTGGTCGAGCACTACGTGGCCAAGAACCAGGATGCGTCGTTGATCGGCAACGTCTACCTCGGCCGGGTGCAGAACGTGCTGCCCAGCATGGAAGCCGCCTTCGTCGACATCGGCCGCGGCCGAAACGCCGTGCTCTACTCCGGTGAGGTCGACTGGGATGCCGCCGCGGTCAACTCCCCGGGGAACGCCCAGACCCGACGTATCGAGCTGGCCCTCAAGCCCGGCGACAAGGTGCTCGTGCAGGTCACCAAGGACCCCATCGGCCACAAGGGCGCCCGGCTCACCAGCCAGGTCTCCCTGCCCGGCCGCTACCTCGTCTACGTGCCAAACGGCTCCATGAACGGCATCAGCCGCAAGCTGCCGGACACCGAGCGGGCACGCCTGAAGAAGATCCTCAAGGAGGTCCTGCCCGACAACGTGGGCGTCATCGTGCGCACCGCCGCCGAGGGCGCGACCGACGAACAGCTCACCCTCGACGTCAACCGCCTGACCGCGCAGTGGGCCTCCATTGCCAAGCAGGTCGAAACCGTGTCTGGGCCTGCCCTGCTGCACAGCGAACCGGACCTTCTGATCAAGATCGTGCGCGACGTCTTCAACGAGGACTTCCACAAGATGGTCATCTCCGGTGACGATGCCCAAGAAGTCATCGAGTCCTACCTGCGCCAGGTCGCACCCGACCTCGTCGAGCGCGTGCAGCGCTACGAGGGCGAACGCGACGCGTTCGACGAATTCCGCATCTCCGAGCAGATCGAGAAGGCCCTCGACCGCAAGGTCTGGCTGCCGTCGGGTGGTTCGCTCGTGATCGACCGCACCGAGGCGATGACCGTTGTCGACGTCAACACCGGCAAGTTCGTCGGCTCGGGCGGAAACCTTGAAGAGACCGTCACCAAGAACAACCTCGAAGCGGCCGACGAAATCGTGCGCCAGCTGCGCCTGCGCGACATCGGCGGCATCATCGTTGTCGACTTCATCGACATGGTGCTCGAATCCAACCGGGACCTGGTGCTCCGCCGCCTCGTCGAATGCCTCAGCCGTGACCGCACCAAGCACCAGGTTGCCGAGGTGACCTCGCTCGGGCTCGTGCAGATGACCCGCAAGAAGCTCGGCCTGGGCCTGTTGGAGTCGTTCAGCGAGAACTGCGAAGCCTGCGCCGGACGTGGAATCGTCATCCACCACGACCCCGTCGTCAAGCACCGCCAGACCGCGCAGCCCGCTCAGGAGCGTCGCCCCCGCAGCAAGTCCAACGGCAACGGCGGGGCCGGGCATGACGCTCAGGGCGCAGGCCAGCGCGGCAACGGCAACCAGAACTCGGGCCAGGCTCACGCCGCGCCCTCGCTGACGGATGCCGCAAGGGCCGGCCACGGCACGCACGGAATCACCGAGGACGCCAAGCATGCCCTCGCCCTGATCGCCGCGCGTACCATCAGCCGCTCGCTGACCGGCTCGATCCCCGTGATCACTCCGGAGGCGGCTGCCCCGGCAGCCGAGGTGGTCTCCGGCGCCCCCGTCGAGGTCGCGAACGACGTCGTTACCGGCGCCGACAGTGTTGACACCGCGCCGGCGGACAGTTCGACGTCTCGCGGCTCACGCTCCGGCAACCGGTCGGGTGGCGGCAACGGCCAGGCGAACGGCCAGTCCAACGAGAGCGCGCCGGAGGCGCAGGCCCACGCAGCAGGAGAGCCCGAGCCCGCCGCGGCGGTTGAAGCGGCGGTCCAGGCTCCGGAGGCCGCGTCGGCCGACTCGACGGAGGACGTCGCAATCCTCGACATCCCCGTGCAGAAGTCGCCCCGCAGTCGGCGCCCGGTGAGCAAGCAGGTCACCGACCAGCTTCTCGATTCGGTGCTGGACGCCCTGCCGGAGCCCAAGCAGCCCGGCCAGGGCCGCTCGCGCAGCCGCCGGGTCACCACGGCCGGCGGTCCGACCGCCGCCGTGCAGCCGATCGTGGTTCCCACACACGACAACCCGTAA